The following coding sequences are from one Salvelinus fontinalis isolate EN_2023a unplaced genomic scaffold, ASM2944872v1 scaffold_1869, whole genome shotgun sequence window:
- the LOC129850195 gene encoding probable tubulin polyglutamylase TTLL2 — MVLLFFSEGSDCCLPGMAAGVCGPTPLVFRLHDGAPELVREVLLERGWEEYDEQEQEEGDWNLYWRTSAFHNSDYENILPWQRLNHHPKTVGITRKDCLARNLKRMRGTFGSGLYNFSPTTFILPNDYTRFLAEYTKHRLKNGGRSWYWICKPVDLSRGRGVFIFEDIRDLVYDSSVIIQRYISNPLLISGYKFDLRIYVCVKSFQPLTIYMHQEGLVRFATEKYNLTSLDNLYSHLTNTSINKFGPFYTTDKERVGQGCKWTMSKFRCFLHSQGINELFLWQKINNIVTLTLLTIAPSVPSSPNSVELFGFDILIDAKYKPWLLEVNYSPALTIDCQVDVTVKKVLLNDLVDLMNYKSMDSVRQRGYLKQKYKRPCYLGSQSLQSPMLLPKSRCEHHPANKKSHSIHSTFSDSMRYFPSVEMNRIRSARNSISNTKGSALNPILIPHSKTAAVTGNRKTHPVLSQMTEAIQWSEVTESEFDDRNLSTLVIPWQASRQPAGGCCKLPAIHIQKYKTPKFPWDPKSQDKSTPPLRVGDFILTFPFNEVTLKASWDKLNVKTAVHEVHKLISQLASGCSHKQKRGTEDELDRCKEKKDFGSLFWGPTNPPLLSECHLSN; from the coding sequence ATGGTACTGTTGTTTTTTAGTGAAGGATCAGACTGTTGCTTACCTGGTATGGCCGCAGGGGTGTGTGGCCCCACACCCCTGGTGTTCCGGCTACACGATGGAGCCCCAGAGCTGGTGAGAGAGGTGCTGCTGGAAAGAGGCTGGGAGGAGTATGACgagcaggagcaggaggagggagaCTGGAACCTCTACTGGCGCACCTCAGCCTTCCACAACTCAGACTATGAGAACATACTGCCATGGCAGAGACTCAACCATCACCCCAAGACTGTGGGCATCACCCGCAAGGATTGCCTGGCCAGAAACCTGAAGAGAATGAGAGGGACGTTCGGCTCGGGTCTTTACAACTTCAGCCCGACAACTTTCATCCTCCCCAATGATTACACCAGGTTTCTGGCAGAGTACACCAAGCATCGTTTGAAGAATGGAGGCAGGTCGTGGTATTGGATCTGCAAGCCAGTGGATCTATCAAGAGGCAGGGGCGTCTTTATCTTTGAGGACATCAGAGACTTGGTGTATGACTCCTCAGTGATCATTCAGAGATACATCAGCAATCCTCTCCTCATCTCAGGGTACAAATTTGACCTTCGGATCTATGTTTGTGTGAAAAGTTTTCAGCCTCTCACCATCTACATGCATCAGGAGGGATTGGTACGCTTTGCGACTGAGAAATACAATTTGACATCTTTGGACAACCTTTATTCTCACCTGACCAACACGAGCATTAATAAGTTTGGCCCCTTCTACacaacagacaaagagagagtgggacaagGATGTAAGTGGACTATGAGTAAATTCCGCTGCTTTCTTCATAGCCAAGGTATCAATGAACTGTTCCTCTGGCaaaagatcaacaacattgtcacACTAACTTTGCTCACCATAGCCCCATCCGTACCTTCCAGTCCCAACAGTGTTGAGCTCTTTGGGTTTGACATCCTAATTGATGCTAAATATAAGCCATGGCTACTAGAGGTTAACTACAGCCCTGCTCTCACCATCGACTGCCAAGTAGACGTGACAGTCAAGAAAGTACTTCTCAATGATCTGGTTGATCTGATGAACTACAAGTCCATGGACAGCGTTAGACAGAGAGGATATCTCAAACAGAAGTACAAACGCCCCTGCTATCTAGGCAGCCAGTCTCTGCAGTCCCCAATGTTGCTCCCCAAGTCTAGGTGTGAGCACCACCCAGCAAACAAGAAAAGTCACAGCATCCATTCTACGTTTTCTGACAGTATGAGATACTTTCCATCAGTTGAGATGAACCGGATACGTTCTGCAAGGAATTCCATAAGCAACACCAAGGGCTCGGCTCTGAATCCAATACTCATCCCACATTCAAAGACTGCAGCGGTAACTGGAAACAGAAAGACACATCCAGTGCTCTCACAGATGACAGAGGCCATCCAGTGGTCTGAGGTTACAGAGTCAGAGTTTGATGACAGAAACCTGTCAACACTTGTTATCCCATGGCAGGCCTCAAGGCAACCAGCCGGGGGCTGCTGTAAGCTACCTGCCATTCACATTCAAAAGTACAAGACTCCTAAATTCCCATGGGACCCTAAAAGCCAAGATAAGAGCACCCCACCACTCCGTGTGGGAGACTTCATACTGACGTTTCCTTTTAATGAGGTCACACTGAAGGCGTCGTGGGACAAGCTCAACGTTAAGACTGCAGTCCACGAGGTTCACAAGCTCATCAGCCAGCTAGCGTCAGGTTGTAGCCACAAACAGAAGAGAGGGACGGAAGATGAGTTGGATAGATGCAAAGAGAAAAAGGATTTTGGGTCTTTGTTTTGGGGACCTACGAACCCTCCTCTACTTAGTGAGTGCCACTTGTCAAACTAA